A stretch of the Cervus canadensis isolate Bull #8, Minnesota chromosome 16, ASM1932006v1, whole genome shotgun sequence genome encodes the following:
- the NKX2-5 gene encoding homeobox protein Nkx-2.5, giving the protein MFPSPALTPTPFSVKDILNLEQQQRSLAAGELSARLEATLAPASCMLAAFKPEAYAGPEAAAPGFPELRAELGPAPSPAKCAPAFSAAPAFYPRAYGDPDPAKDHRADKKELCALQKAVELEKPESDSAERPRARRRRKPRVLFSQAQVYELERRFKQQRYLSAPERDQLASVLKLTSTQVKIWFQNRRYKCKRQRQDQTLELVGLPPPPPPPPARRIAVPVLVRDGKPCLGDSAPYAPAYGVGLNAYGYNAYPAYPGYGGAACSPGYSCTAAYPAGPPPTQSATAAANNNFVNFGVGDLNAVQSPGIPQGNSGVSTLHGIRAW; this is encoded by the exons ATGTTCCCCAGCCCCGCGCTCACGCCCACGCCGTTCTCGGTCAAAGACATCCTGAACCTGGAGCAGCAGCAGCGCAGCCTGGCCGCCGGGGAGCTCTCGGCGCGCCTGGAGGCCACTCTGGCGCCCGCCTCCTGCATGCTGGCCGCCTTCAAGCCCGAGGCCTACGCGGGGCCGGAGGCCGCGGCGCCCGGCTTCCCCGAGCTGCGCGCCGAGCTGGGCCCCGCGCCCTCGCCCGCCAAGTGCGCGCCTGCCTTCTCAGCCGCCCCCGCCTTCTATCCGCGTGCCTATGGCGACCCCGACCCTGCCAAGGACCATCGAGCTGATAAGAAAG AGCTGTGCGCCCTGCAGAAGGCGGTGGAACTGGAGAAGCCGGAGTCCGACAGCGCCGAGCGACCCCGCGCGCGACGGCGGAGGAAGCCGCGCGTGCTCTTCTCGCAGGCGCAGGTCTACGAGCTGGAGCGGCGCTTCAAGCAGCAGCGGTACCTGTCGGCTCCCGAGCGCGACCAGCTGGCCAGCGTGCTGAAGCTCACGTCCACGCAGGTCAAGATCTGGTTCCAGAACCGGCGCTACAAGTGCAAGCGGCAACGGCAAGACCAGACTCTGGAGCTGGTGGGgctgcccccgccgccgccgccgccgccggcccgcAGGATCGCGGTGCCAGTGCTGGTGCGCGATGGCAAGCCTTGCCTGGGGGACTCGGCGCCCTACGCGCCGGCCTACGGCGTGGGCCTCAACGCCTACGGCTACAACGCCTACCCTGCCTACCCCGGGTACGGGGGCGCGGCTTGCAGCCCCGGCTACAGCTGCACCGCTGCTTACCCGGCCGGGCCGCCTCCGACGCAGTCGGCCACGGCCGCCGCCAACAACAACTTCGTGAACTTCGGCGTCGGGGACTTGAACGCGGTGCAGAGCCCCGGGATTCCGCAGGGTAACTCGGGAGTGTCCACGCTGCACGGCATCAGAGCCTGGTAG